A single region of the Lycium barbarum isolate Lr01 chromosome 2, ASM1917538v2, whole genome shotgun sequence genome encodes:
- the LOC132628536 gene encoding putative F-box protein At1g30920, whose product MFRTAGGFEPEEKKHKVLLIADYGRYEWRYWVFTLSIDESWREIQSISPYRPRLLPGVCISGILYQFVYHRYGELAIAAFDVKSETFTIISLWTNASQQLKLIEVNGKLAIMDIEYFHFHLRILKETPVEEWESQIICYPSIWKDIPYMELSSCTTHDGEIVYTVHSRLGNLCFCYDIIRKKWRESEIEGLSKESCIIGIHNYVERLVM is encoded by the exons Atgttccggacagccggag GTTTTGAGCCAGAAGAAAAGAAGCACAAAGTTCTTTTAATAGCAGACTATGGTCGATATGAATGGAGATATTGGGTATTTACTTTAAGCATAGATGAATCATGGAGAGAGATTCAAAGCATTTCACCTTACCGTCCTAGATTATTGCCGGGGGTTTGCATTAGTGGAATTCTCTATCAGTTTGTTTACCATCGTTATGGTGAACTTGCTATAGCTGCATTTGATGTTAAATCTGAAACATTCACAATTATTTCATTGTGGACAAATGCATCTCAGCAGTTGAAACTTATAGAGGTGAATGGTAAACTAGCCATCATGGATATTGAATACTTCCACTTCCACTTGAGGATTTTAAAAGAGACTCCGGTAGAAGAATGGGAGAGTCAAATTATTTGCTATCCTTCAATATGGAAAGATATACCGTATATGGAATTATCATCCTGCACAACACATGATGGGGAGATTGTATACACTGTGCATTCAAGGCTAGGTAATTTATGTTTTTGTTATGATATCATCAGAAAGAAGTGGAGAGAATCAGAAATCGAGGGGCTTTCTAAGGAGAGCTGCATCATTGGCATTCATAATTACGTGGAAAGACTAGTTATGTAG